One Cardiocondyla obscurior isolate alpha-2009 linkage group LG11, Cobs3.1, whole genome shotgun sequence DNA segment encodes these proteins:
- the LOC139106370 gene encoding uncharacterized protein — MNENMECTQQSIPKTMKREIVIFKNGKPNLVKNEDDYVKDLRNNKDRFDNGLQGEYVVSAFLNNDKCTTRGQTNFLKIINAITSCKYKPLKVTKTGFKTADLFFDSMKDANKILKDKDVRETVKCEITNRNLISRGVISDWDDSLIRLAEAIDNKNKYIMSIERMTRRRFSLVEKKYVPYKTNNFIVLFKNRYTPESVNLFGNLVKLKVRPYLPDVKQCYRCYQFGHTKVVCKNKERLCIICGDVFHGICDKIAKCVNCKCEHKANDKKCETYIYNKNVIKISVINNVSIYEAKKLYNSNEKGLINRNLYNAWSRPEDWPQLGENKQSDKGGPATINILGYPGIVVIQNLKILKNS; from the coding sequence ATGAACGAAAATATGGAGTGCACACAACAGAGTATTCCTAAAACGATGAAAAGAGAAATTGTGATATTTAAGAACGGTAAGCCTAACTTAGTGAAGAATGAGGATGACTACGTTAAAGATCTCAGGAATAATAAAGACAGGTTTGATAATGGTTTACAGGGTGAGTATGTTGTCTctgcttttttaaataatgataaatgtaCAACCAGAGGACAGACTAActtcttgaaaattattaatgctaTTACGTCATGTAAATATAAACCACTCAAAGTCACGAAGACTGGTTTTAAAACGGCTGACTTATTTTTCGATTCTATGAaagatgcaaataaaatactaaaagaTAAGGATGTTAGGGAAACAGTAAAATGTGAAATTACAAATAGAAATTTGATTTCGCGGGGTGTTATCTCAGACTGGGATGACTCGTTAATTAGATTGGCTGAAGcaatagataataaaaataagtacatAATGAGTATAGAAAGAATGACTAGAAGAAGATTTAGtctcgtggaaaaaaaatatgtcccGTATAAAaccaataattttatagttttattcaaaaatagATATACACCGGAATCTGTAAACCTATTTGGGAACTTAGTCAAACTAAAGGTTAGACCCTATCTACCTGATGTGAAACAGTGTTATAGATGCTATCAATTTGGGCATACCAAAGTagtttgcaaaaataaagaaagattatgtattatatgtgGAGATGTTTTTCATGGAATCTGTGATAAGATAGCCAAATGCGTAAATTGTAAGTGCGAACATAAAGCCAACGATAAAAAATGTGAgacttatatatataataaaaatgtaattaaaataagtgtaattaataatgtctCGATCTATGAGGCtaaaaaactttataatagTAATGAAAAaggattaattaatagaaatttatataacgcgTGGTCTAGACCGGAGGATTGGCCCCAGTTAGGGGAAAACAAGCAATCTGATAAGGGGGGGCCCGCAACCATAAACATTTTGGGATATCCAGGAATAGTAGTAATCCAAAacctgaaaatattaaaaaattcatag
- the LOC139106705 gene encoding uncharacterized protein has protein sequence MTTPTTAGTADQTQVSRVGMRIPAMIPDEPELWFAQLESQFLLCGITMDNTKYAYSMSQLEARYTLEVKDLIKNPPAENKYEALKKLLIQRLTISQEQKIRQLLEHEELSDRKPTQFLRHLQALAGASVPKELLRTLWLSRLPSQLQVVLASRHKDPLNEVAEQADKIVEISGNTVTVAATSQQVPSSGNAIERQIAMLTKQVAALTTQFGRRPSIKRGNTRSRSRTPVRERRSNYICYYHKKFKNEAQKCENGCQWQKRKGNEQGSH, from the coding sequence ATGACAACTCCAACGACGGCCGGCACGGCCGATCAAACGCAAGTAAGCCGAGTAGGCATGAGGATTCCTGCTATGATACCAGACGAGCCCGAACTATGGTTCGCTCAATTGGAAAGCCAGTTCCTGTTATGTGGAATTACCATGGACAACACGAAGTACGCATACTCCATGTCTCAACTCGAAGCAAGATATACTCTCGAAGTCAAAGATCTCATCAAGAATCCACCGGCAGAGAATAAGTACGAAGCACTCAAGAAACTACTGATACAGCGCCTAACCATATCGCAGGAGCAGAAGATTAGGCAGCTGTTAGAACACGAAGAACTCAGTGACCGCAAGCCCACTCAATTTTTACGACACCTTCAGGCTTTGGCAGGAGCCTCAGTACCAAAGGAGCTACTTCGAACACTATGGTTAAGCCGCCTACCGTCACAACTGCAAGTAGTATTAGCCAGCCGGCATAAGGACCCGCTCAACGAAGTAGCAGAACAAGCCGATAAAATAGTTGAAATCAGCGGGAATACAGTAACGGTGGCCGCTACCAGCCAACAAGTACCCTCAAGCGGAAACGCAATAGAAAGGCAGATTGCCATGTTAACGAAGCAAGTGGCTGCGTTAACCACACAGTTTGGTCGCAGACCATCGATAAAAAGAGGCAACACCAGAAGCAGAAGCCGCACTCCGGTCCGGGAGCGCCGAAGCAATTACATCTGCTACTACCATAAGAAATTCAAGAATGAAGCTCAGAAATGTGAGAACGGGTGCCAATGGCAGAAGAGAAAGGGAAACGAGCAGGGCTCTCACTGA